The Mucilaginibacter terrae region GCTTCGCCAGCATCGGGCACATAGGTAAAACTGTGTAAGGTTTGAGCGTTGCCCATCCACATGGCTTTTTCCTTTTTGGCATATTTGTCAAGCACCATCATGTCAAAAAAGCTGTTCATGCTTTCGGCACCATAAAAATCGGCAGCACGGGCAATAGAAGCCTGCAGATTACCGGTACTGACCTCGCTCATCAATTGTTCGGCTACCTTAGCCCTCACTTCTCCTTTTACGCTAATGGGGTTATAAGGCGTGGTTTCAAGCATAGGGCCGTTAACCAACCCGTACATGTATACATTATCAAAAAATATGAGTCGGGCATTGGCATTGTTTGCAGCATTAATGATGTTTTGCATAATTATGGGCCACTGCTGTTTCCAAACGTCTTTATCGTACACCAAACCGGCACACATGTAAATTACGGTTGCGCCTTTGGTTGCTTCTATAACTTCGGCTTGCCGGGTAAGGTCGGCCTTTTGCCAGGTAACGTTAGGGTTATTAAAATTCACCTCACTGCGGCTCACCAGCTTTACCGGCAAATTAGCTTGTATGAATTGTTTGGTAAGCGCGTTAGCCACCGGGCCGCCTGCTCCTAATATAATATGCATAGTTTTGAGTATTTGATAAGCCAAAGGTAGACCTGCGCTGATGCTCAAAACGTTAACAAAAGATAAGAATTTGGTTGAGTGGTGAGTAGTTGAATGGTGAGTGGGCAATTGTGAGTGGTGAGAGAGTGGTGTAGATTGGTGTTTTTTTAGAATTGAATTACTCATTAATCCAGGAGTGATAAATTCTGCAGTTCAATAAAATTCTTATAATTCCGGTTCAAAGAGATTTTTCGCCAACCAATATACGCTTGCGTATGCGCGATAACGACACATGGGTTACACCCAAAAAATGTGCAATATAATGTTGAGGAATGCGCTGTATAATATCCTTACCAGTACTGAGGAGCTTTAAATAACGCTCCTCTGGCGTTTGGGTAACAAAGGAGGCAATACGGTCTTCATAGCAGCAAAGGTAATGCTCGGCCAGCAGGCGGCCAAAGCGTTCCATTTTGTAAGCCAGTTGCGGGTTAGCCAAAAGTGTTTCCCACTGCTTGCGGGTAACTACAATCAGATCGGTATCTTCCAGAGCTTGAATGTAATTAATGCCAGGTTCGTGCTTCAAAAAACTTTTATAAGAACTTATAAATTCATGGTCGAAACAAAAATAGCCTGTAAACTCAGTGCCATCCTTAATGTAAAAAAACCTTACAGAGCCATTTATAATAAATCCCAAACGGTCTTCGATCTTTTCGGCAACGGTAAAAT contains the following coding sequences:
- a CDS encoding NAD-dependent epimerase/dehydratase family protein, whose translation is MHIILGAGGPVANALTKQFIQANLPVKLVSRSEVNFNNPNVTWQKADLTRQAEVIEATKGATVIYMCAGLVYDKDVWKQQWPIIMQNIINAANNANARLIFFDNVYMYGLVNGPMLETTPYNPISVKGEVRAKVAEQLMSEVSTGNLQASIARAADFYGAESMNSFFDMMVLDKYAKKEKAMWMGNAQTLHSFTYVPDAGEAMYLLGQHPEHDNQIWHLPTAAPLQGKQFIELAARVFNTKPGYTAVNKFMLQLLGLFKKTIQGTVEMYYQYDHDYIFNSDKFERAFNVKPTSYEDGIKHLSQTLFKQ
- a CDS encoding Crp/Fnr family transcriptional regulator; translated protein: MDTQIANQKFRAGMARFVDFTDEEWQICSQHVGYLTLKKKEYFTVAEKIEDRLGFIINGSVRFFYIKDGTEFTGYFCFDHEFISSYKSFLKHEPGINYIQALEDTDLIVVTRKQWETLLANPQLAYKMERFGRLLAEHYLCCYEDRIASFVTQTPEERYLKLLSTGKDIIQRIPQHYIAHFLGVTHVSLSRIRKRILVGEKSL